One window from the genome of Candidatus Neomarinimicrobiota bacterium encodes:
- a CDS encoding DUF4249 family protein yields MQPRITLISRIKSFFKVTANYANGTNGFVEQGPGRVFLSTTPAEAKLLSGAWKNFLRMAILFPLFAVMVSCGSWGWESIETDNEEQLNVFGLISLDDSVRSFVIVHKTLDTAGPDQIVVGKDTVHYQAYEWEDWETGETFYDTSWYDPPWIRTRYESRYIVKDAVVTIYDGAQEYQFIRAPAQDSNVEYRYYGDIYSDPAIYLNVDQSFIPQPETNYTLDISTPGGLTLTGSVQTPPRPQIIENNLADTLSIRNLFQVSWHYVGAYSAVVTTGRKNNAGEFWICGLEQSGIIQPEDTTWNSAIDSWCNDVSPEVDSISDMDIRLRLLDENYYKYFLATDDDVADVSNFLIGTGSIGAAYGVEGGFGVFGAISADWIHRIAVP; encoded by the coding sequence ATGCAACCACGGATTACACTGATTTCACGGATTAAAAGCTTTTTTAAGGTAACCGCTAATTACGCGAATGGCACGAATGGCTTTGTAGAGCAAGGACCCGGGCGGGTCTTTTTGAGTACAACGCCTGCCGAGGCGAAGCTGTTAAGCGGAGCTTGGAAGAATTTTCTTAGAATGGCAATCCTTTTTCCATTGTTCGCGGTCATGGTTTCCTGCGGAAGCTGGGGTTGGGAATCTATTGAGACGGACAATGAAGAGCAACTTAATGTCTTTGGCCTGATCAGTTTGGATGATTCAGTTAGAAGTTTTGTCATTGTTCATAAAACTCTGGATACAGCCGGACCAGATCAAATAGTGGTTGGTAAAGATACCGTCCACTACCAGGCTTACGAATGGGAGGATTGGGAGACAGGTGAAACTTTTTATGATACAAGCTGGTACGACCCGCCTTGGATCAGGACCCGGTATGAATCCAGATATATTGTAAAAGATGCCGTAGTGACCATCTATGATGGAGCTCAGGAATATCAATTTATTCGCGCTCCCGCCCAGGATTCAAATGTAGAATACAGGTATTATGGTGATATATATAGTGACCCGGCCATTTATTTGAATGTAGATCAAAGCTTTATCCCCCAGCCTGAAACAAATTATACCTTGGATATCAGCACACCAGGTGGTTTGACCCTGACTGGTTCTGTTCAGACACCTCCACGGCCGCAAATCATTGAGAATAACCTGGCTGATACACTCTCTATTCGGAATTTATTTCAGGTCAGTTGGCACTATGTTGGAGCTTATTCAGCAGTCGTGACTACTGGAAGAAAGAATAATGCCGGCGAATTCTGGATCTGTGGTTTAGAACAATCCGGCATCATTCAGCCGGAAGATACGACCTGGAATTCAGCAATAGATTCATGGTGCAACGATGTGTCTCCAGAAGTAGATTCTATCTCAGATATGGATATTCGATTGCGATTACTGGATGAGAATTATTACAAATACTTTCTGGCAACCGATGACGATGTAGCTGATGTTTCGAACTTCCTGATTGGAACTGGTAGTATTGGTGCTGCCTATGGCGTGGAGGGTGGCTTTGGCGTTTTTGGAGCAATCAGTGCTGATTGGATTCATCGGATTGCAGTTCCTTGA
- a CDS encoding Spy/CpxP family protein refolding chaperone, which produces MKLKIFLLILLTTSMLFAQGRRGGGRQLTWDESLNLTTEQMQQITALRETMQPAMMGIRQNTRTLELELRQLNRSDAPDAARIAELEASIAELETTIDQIMNSHRAQIRSLLTEDQQLIFDQRNFGSGDRKGNRRDGRTGGNPGGRRGNRAGNGRW; this is translated from the coding sequence ATGAAATTAAAAATATTCCTATTGATCCTACTGACAACATCAATGCTTTTTGCTCAGGGGCGCCGTGGTGGAGGTCGTCAATTAACCTGGGATGAAAGCTTGAATTTGACAACCGAGCAGATGCAACAGATCACAGCATTGCGCGAAACCATGCAGCCGGCTATGATGGGGATCCGTCAAAATACACGGACACTGGAGCTGGAACTCAGACAATTAAATCGGTCCGATGCTCCAGACGCTGCCCGGATCGCTGAGTTAGAGGCTTCCATTGCAGAATTGGAAACGACTATCGATCAAATAATGAATAGTCATCGTGCTCAGATTCGCTCACTCCTGACTGAGGATCAGCAGCTGATCTTTGATCAACGAAACTTTGGATCAGGTGATCGCAAGGGCAATCGACGGGATGGTCGGACCGGAGGCAATCCAGGTGGCCGACGTGGTAATCGGGCTGGCAACGGTCGGTGGTGA
- a CDS encoding sigma-54 dependent transcriptional regulator codes for MTKILIVDDEQLQRDSLAGFLKKIGYVVATADSAQTALAHMYSNQVDIVLSDYKMPYMTGADLLQEVKSRHPGVILVLITAFGTVDIAVKAMKSGAWDFLTKPVDLDRLEALLRGIEAHLKERNTVQEDKTQDISTEVNDFIAKDPAMLQVLQQANRVAGSQTTLLITGETGVGKEVLAEYIYKHSQRAKQAMVALNCAALPSHLIESELFGHEKGAFTGATAARMGRFEEAHKGTLFLDEIGDLPLDMQTKLLRFLQSGEFQKIGQNKVLKSDVRILAATNVDLQHAVEIGEFREDLYYRLNVINLHIPPLRERRADIEILAQLFLKQFTVRENRLDIQFSDEALKHLRAYHFPGNVRELGNMIERAVLLCLDQEITPQDLPLKIVKQGQVTGGNLKDSVVNMESDLISKTLEESNGNQSECARRLGISERVLRYKLQKYQLK; via the coding sequence ATGACAAAAATACTGATCGTCGATGACGAACAACTCCAACGCGATTCATTGGCAGGATTCTTAAAAAAAATCGGTTATGTGGTTGCTACAGCGGATTCTGCTCAAACTGCCTTGGCGCACATGTACTCTAATCAGGTAGATATTGTTCTTTCTGATTATAAGATGCCCTATATGACAGGCGCAGATCTGCTTCAGGAAGTTAAATCCCGGCATCCCGGAGTGATTCTGGTTCTGATCACAGCCTTTGGGACCGTGGATATAGCAGTTAAGGCGATGAAGTCTGGTGCCTGGGATTTTCTTACAAAGCCAGTAGATCTGGATCGCTTGGAAGCGCTTCTTAGAGGTATCGAAGCCCACTTGAAGGAACGGAACACGGTTCAAGAGGACAAGACTCAAGACATTTCAACTGAGGTTAATGATTTTATTGCCAAAGATCCAGCCATGTTGCAGGTTCTTCAACAAGCGAACCGGGTTGCCGGTAGCCAGACAACGTTGTTAATCACGGGAGAAACCGGTGTTGGGAAGGAAGTGCTGGCCGAGTACATCTATAAACACTCCCAAAGAGCCAAGCAAGCTATGGTTGCTCTTAATTGTGCTGCTTTACCCAGCCATCTTATTGAGAGTGAACTTTTCGGACATGAAAAAGGGGCTTTTACTGGAGCCACAGCGGCTCGGATGGGTCGGTTTGAAGAAGCTCATAAGGGAACCCTCTTTCTGGACGAGATAGGGGATCTGCCTCTGGATATGCAGACAAAATTGCTTCGCTTCCTGCAAAGTGGTGAATTTCAAAAGATCGGTCAGAATAAAGTTTTAAAGTCAGATGTGCGTATCCTGGCGGCCACCAATGTTGATCTGCAGCATGCCGTCGAGATCGGTGAGTTCCGAGAGGATCTGTATTATCGATTGAATGTCATCAACCTTCATATTCCACCATTGCGGGAAAGACGGGCCGATATCGAGATCCTGGCTCAATTGTTCCTGAAGCAATTTACTGTTCGTGAAAATCGTTTGGATATTCAATTCTCAGACGAAGCACTCAAGCATCTACGTGCTTATCATTTTCCGGGAAATGTGCGAGAATTGGGTAATATGATTGAGCGAGCCGTCCTGCTATGTTTGGATCAGGAAATAACACCACAGGATTTACCTCTCAAAATAGTGAAACAGGGTCAGGTTACGGGAGGTAACCTCAAAGACTCTGTTGTTAATATGGAGTCCGATCTAATTAGTAAAACACTTGAGGAATCCAACGGTAACCAGAGTGAATGTGCCCGAAGACTGGGAATCAGTGAGCGTGTCCTGCGCTACAAACTCCAGAAATACCAACTTAAATAA
- a CDS encoding ATP-binding protein yields the protein MEHKFNLPSMFSATKKSLGLKPWYITLYVVVLVILTVSSFIEYQSRYRDLLQLIQDQAAMTAAVIAQSGSGQAYLTEEIKQSYIDHAIDVLSILNKVDAEKDLGTNRLDELVNEGNILKVIIFNEQGQVEHAVVKDPVRMKANALNEGEWAQRHLQPIFDGEQDLVIVGVDQEIQEDVSGINRGLDQEARFLVAIARDRGGALACHLSVSDDDEFKYLTAVETALEDLLQVKDLQYLKLTIDDQEPYYVSKLGSVVDESWSREPLEDILYQVSKGDTSLLEVVRPVFFNSSFGEVRIGFNADTLLSLRGQIIIQILIRSTLLTILAFVTLIFLMTRQNAALLKKEKKRIEAEVFQLEKLNRLREKQVAMGELAAGVAHEIRNPLNAIGIVAQRLKREFVPQTDLDEYHTLTGTMVSEIDRINNTLQEFLEYTGPMPLILVRIEVNKILNQVMELYRSQAQANQVDLILDETDLVLEGDGEFLQQALSNIVKNAIEACQAGDRVTLSAHKNRSTIEITIQDTGVGIDQAEQSRIFDLYYTTKDMGTGVGLALTHKIIADHFGAIEVESDPGRGSKFIINLPVKQ from the coding sequence TTGGAGCATAAGTTCAATTTGCCAAGCATGTTTTCAGCCACCAAAAAATCACTCGGACTAAAACCCTGGTATATCACATTATATGTTGTGGTGCTGGTGATTCTGACTGTTTCAAGCTTTATCGAGTACCAATCCCGCTATCGTGATTTGCTACAGTTGATCCAGGATCAAGCCGCTATGACCGCAGCGGTTATTGCTCAAAGTGGGAGCGGACAAGCCTACCTCACTGAAGAAATCAAACAATCTTATATTGATCATGCCATTGACGTACTGAGCATTCTCAACAAAGTGGATGCTGAAAAGGACCTGGGTACTAACCGCCTTGATGAGTTGGTTAATGAAGGCAATATTTTGAAAGTCATCATATTTAATGAGCAGGGACAAGTTGAGCATGCAGTGGTCAAAGATCCAGTTCGAATGAAGGCTAATGCATTAAACGAGGGGGAATGGGCACAGAGACATCTGCAGCCCATCTTTGATGGTGAACAGGATCTGGTGATCGTGGGTGTTGATCAGGAAATACAAGAAGATGTAAGCGGAATCAACAGAGGTCTGGATCAGGAAGCCCGTTTTCTCGTGGCCATTGCCAGGGATCGCGGTGGAGCTCTGGCTTGTCATCTATCCGTGAGTGATGATGATGAGTTCAAGTATTTGACTGCCGTTGAGACCGCATTAGAGGATCTATTGCAAGTCAAGGATCTTCAGTATCTCAAATTGACGATCGATGACCAAGAGCCCTATTATGTATCAAAGCTTGGTTCAGTTGTTGATGAAAGTTGGAGCAGAGAACCTCTTGAGGATATTTTGTATCAGGTCAGTAAGGGTGATACCAGTCTTCTTGAAGTTGTGCGTCCGGTTTTTTTCAATTCAAGCTTCGGGGAAGTCCGCATCGGGTTTAATGCTGATACCCTCCTGAGTCTAAGGGGGCAGATCATCATCCAGATATTGATCCGATCAACTCTCTTGACTATTCTGGCGTTTGTGACTTTAATCTTTTTAATGACGCGTCAGAATGCTGCCCTCCTTAAAAAGGAAAAAAAGCGTATTGAAGCCGAAGTCTTTCAGCTTGAGAAGTTAAATCGACTCAGGGAAAAACAGGTTGCCATGGGGGAACTGGCAGCCGGTGTCGCCCACGAAATTCGCAATCCACTAAATGCGATTGGGATAGTAGCTCAAAGGCTAAAACGGGAATTCGTCCCCCAAACTGATCTTGATGAATATCATACATTGACAGGAACCATGGTCTCGGAGATTGACAGAATTAATAACACACTTCAGGAGTTTTTGGAATACACAGGTCCAATGCCACTCATATTGGTTCGGATCGAGGTAAATAAGATATTGAATCAAGTTATGGAATTGTATCGATCACAGGCTCAGGCGAATCAGGTCGATCTAATCCTGGATGAAACTGATCTGGTGTTGGAGGGGGATGGAGAATTTTTGCAACAAGCGCTCTCTAATATAGTAAAAAATGCTATTGAAGCCTGCCAGGCCGGTGATAGAGTGACCCTGTCGGCACACAAAAATAGATCCACCATAGAGATAACCATCCAGGATACTGGTGTTGGGATCGATCAAGCCGAACAAAGTCGTATCTTTGACCTGTACTATACAACCAAGGATATGGGAACCGGAGTTGGCTTAGCACTGACACACAAGATCATTGCCGATCACTTTGGAGCTATTGAAGTGGAGAGCGATCCAGGCAGAGGCAGCAAATTCATAATTAATTTACCGGTGAAACAATGA
- a CDS encoding transposase, with the protein MMYYDPARHHRRSIRLKGYDYSQPGRYFLTVNVKNGRQLFGHVINGKMILNDAGKMVETWYFELENKYPNIVLRQHVVMPNHFHTIIEIMDIPLYGHLCVDAQTTTNPQSNTINHNTDAHVGTSPRGRSQRGHPYGSNNKKYHASIFDMMDWFKTMTTNAYILGVKNNNWPRFDGKLWQPRYHDHIIRNNAAYHRIKKYIIENPTNWKSI; encoded by the coding sequence ATGATGTATTACGATCCAGCCAGACACCATCGCCGTTCAATTCGCTTGAAGGGTTATGACTATTCTCAGCCAGGTCGATATTTTTTGACTGTGAATGTAAAAAATGGACGGCAATTGTTTGGTCACGTAATTAATGGAAAAATGATTTTGAATGATGCCGGGAAAATGGTTGAAACATGGTATTTTGAACTAGAAAATAAATATCCCAATATTGTATTACGCCAACACGTAGTCATGCCGAACCATTTCCATACCATCATCGAAATCATGGATATTCCCCTGTACGGGCATCTCTGCGTGGATGCCCAAACAACAACCAACCCACAATCAAACACCATAAACCACAACACGGATGCCCACGTAGGGACGTCCCCGCGTGGGCGTTCCCAACGGGGGCACCCATACGGCTCCAATAATAAAAAATACCATGCATCTATTTTTGATATGATGGATTGGTTTAAAACAATGACCACCAATGCCTATATCCTGGGTGTGAAAAATAATAATTGGCCCCGATTTGATGGAAAATTGTGGCAACCCCGTTACCATGACCACATAATTCGTAACAACGCTGCCTACCATCGAATAAAGAAATATATAATCGAAAATCCGACAAACTGGAAAAGCATTTAA
- the atpC gene encoding ATP synthase F1 subunit epsilon: MAAQFQLEIITPTQVFDEGVVDYLRAPGVDGAFGVMAGHTASIMALDVGEIKVVKGKVEAIYAATKGFAEITESGVQLLVESAEPKADIDLPRAQEAFDRAKDLLSRKQDESVDEARAEVALKRAMNRLRVGGK; this comes from the coding sequence ATGGCGGCTCAATTTCAGCTAGAGATCATTACCCCTACTCAGGTCTTTGACGAGGGAGTTGTGGATTATCTCCGTGCTCCTGGAGTAGATGGTGCCTTTGGTGTGATGGCTGGACATACAGCCTCGATTATGGCTTTAGATGTAGGTGAAATAAAAGTTGTCAAGGGCAAGGTAGAGGCTATCTATGCCGCCACTAAAGGATTTGCTGAAATCACTGAATCAGGAGTCCAGCTCCTGGTTGAATCAGCGGAACCCAAAGCAGATATCGATTTGCCGCGGGCTCAGGAAGCCTTTGATCGCGCCAAGGATCTCCTCAGCAGAAAACAGGATGAATCAGTCGATGAAGCCCGTGCTGAAGTTGCTCTTAAAAGAGCCATGAACCGTTTAAGGGTTGGTGGTAAGTAG
- the atpD gene encoding F0F1 ATP synthase subunit beta, translating into MANQGKVVQIMGAVVDVMFEDGQLPEVLNALNIEREEGLLVLEVAQHLGENIVRTIAMDSTDGLTRGAKVTDVGSPITVPVGPKTLGRMFDVIGNAIDGKPAPEGDRFPIHRNPPKQEDLTTSSEILETGIKVVDLLEPYSKGGKTGLFGGAGVGKTVLIQELIRNVATEHGGYSVFSGVGERTREGNDLYLEMTESGVIDKTAMVFGQMNEPPGARLRVALSGLTMAEYFRDVEGKNVLFFVDNIFRFTQAGSEVSALLGRMPSAVGYQPTLSTEMGDLQERITSTKKGSVTSVQAIYVPADDLTDPAPATTFAHLDATTVLERGIAELGIYPAVDPLSSSSRILDPRVVGDRHYNVAQEVKVVLQKYKDLQDIIAILGMDELSDEDKDTVKRARRMQKFFSQPFFVAEAFTGTEGKYVSLEDSITGFEAILAGDMDKYPENAFMYKGNIDEVIAAAKEMG; encoded by the coding sequence ATGGCAAATCAAGGAAAAGTCGTTCAGATCATGGGTGCCGTAGTTGACGTTATGTTTGAAGACGGTCAGCTACCTGAAGTTTTAAACGCACTGAATATTGAACGTGAAGAGGGATTACTGGTATTGGAAGTTGCACAGCATCTGGGTGAGAATATTGTCCGTACAATCGCTATGGACTCTACTGACGGGTTGACACGTGGTGCCAAAGTAACAGATGTTGGCTCACCGATTACTGTCCCAGTTGGACCGAAAACATTGGGTCGTATGTTTGATGTTATCGGTAATGCTATCGATGGTAAACCAGCCCCAGAAGGTGATAGGTTTCCCATTCACCGTAATCCTCCAAAGCAGGAAGACCTGACCACTTCAAGTGAAATTCTGGAAACAGGTATCAAAGTTGTTGACCTGTTGGAACCCTATTCTAAAGGTGGAAAGACAGGTTTATTCGGTGGCGCCGGTGTTGGTAAAACTGTATTGATCCAGGAACTTATTCGTAATGTTGCCACTGAACATGGTGGATATTCTGTTTTTTCCGGTGTAGGTGAACGTACCCGTGAAGGTAATGATCTCTATCTTGAAATGACCGAATCAGGTGTTATTGATAAAACGGCCATGGTTTTTGGTCAGATGAATGAACCACCAGGGGCGCGTCTCCGTGTGGCTCTCTCAGGATTGACAATGGCCGAATATTTTCGTGATGTTGAAGGCAAAAACGTTTTATTCTTTGTTGATAATATTTTTCGCTTTACCCAAGCGGGCTCTGAAGTATCAGCGCTGTTGGGTCGAATGCCTTCAGCGGTGGGATACCAACCAACCCTTTCAACTGAGATGGGTGATTTGCAGGAACGTATTACTTCCACGAAAAAGGGTTCCGTAACCTCAGTTCAGGCCATCTACGTACCGGCTGATGATTTAACTGATCCGGCTCCGGCAACCACCTTTGCTCACCTTGATGCAACCACAGTGTTGGAGAGAGGAATTGCTGAGTTGGGTATTTACCCGGCTGTGGATCCGCTTTCATCGAGCTCAAGAATTCTAGATCCCCGTGTTGTAGGAGATCGTCATTATAATGTGGCTCAGGAAGTGAAAGTTGTGTTGCAGAAGTACAAAGATCTGCAGGATATCATTGCAATTCTGGGTATGGATGAATTGTCTGATGAGGACAAGGATACTGTAAAACGCGCTCGTCGCATGCAGAAATTCTTCTCACAGCCATTCTTTGTGGCTGAGGCCTTTACCGGAACTGAAGGAAAATACGTTTCGCTGGAAGATTCCATTACTGGATTTGAAGCCATTCTGGCTGGTGATATGGACAAGTATCCAGAGAATGCCTTTATGTATAAAGGTAATATTGACGAAGTTATCGCTGCTGCGAAGGAAATGGGGTAA
- the atpG gene encoding ATP synthase F1 subunit gamma has product MANLKDIRKRIGTIESIRQVTRAMKLVAAAKLRRAQSNMEQARPYAGRINGVLKHLLPDINRNTHDLLNLRPAQKKAFVVFTSDRGLCGSFNTNILKQARTIIDEAGKDQAQLICIGRKGYEFFRKRGYNVVEHYADFWNELNFSHAVTMAEAVTSRYLAGEYDDVRVIYNQFKNVAQQEIEEFHYLPLVLDEGDEEISTDYLFEPSKDEVVTTLVPRHLNVQMWHFLLESNASEHAARMTSMEAATENAGDLIDRLRLQYNKARQAAITTEILEVVSGAEALVE; this is encoded by the coding sequence ATGGCGAATTTAAAAGACATTCGGAAACGAATTGGAACCATTGAAAGTATCAGGCAGGTTACCCGGGCCATGAAGCTGGTGGCAGCGGCAAAATTACGCCGGGCTCAAAGCAACATGGAACAGGCCAGACCCTATGCCGGTCGTATCAATGGCGTTCTGAAACATCTATTACCGGATATTAACCGAAATACACATGACCTGCTCAACCTGCGACCTGCTCAGAAAAAAGCTTTCGTGGTTTTTACTTCTGATCGCGGCCTTTGTGGCAGTTTCAATACGAACATTTTAAAGCAGGCGCGCACTATTATTGATGAAGCTGGTAAAGATCAAGCTCAACTGATCTGTATCGGTCGCAAGGGCTATGAGTTTTTCAGGAAACGTGGTTATAATGTTGTTGAACATTATGCTGATTTTTGGAATGAACTCAACTTCAGCCATGCAGTCACAATGGCTGAAGCCGTTACCTCTCGCTATCTGGCCGGTGAGTATGATGATGTCCGGGTTATCTACAATCAATTTAAGAATGTTGCTCAACAAGAGATCGAGGAATTTCATTACCTACCATTGGTTCTAGATGAGGGCGATGAAGAAATATCCACAGATTATCTGTTTGAGCCTTCCAAGGACGAGGTGGTTACCACCTTGGTTCCTCGTCATTTGAATGTGCAAATGTGGCACTTTTTGCTGGAATCCAATGCCTCTGAGCATGCTGCACGGATGACTTCAATGGAAGCCGCAACTGAAAATGCCGGAGATCTCATTGATAGGCTCCGCCTACAATATAACAAGGCACGACAGGCTGCAATCACAACCGAGATTCTTGAGGTTGTAAGTGGTGCTGAAGCTTTAGTGGAATAA
- the atpA gene encoding F0F1 ATP synthase subunit alpha gives MTDIRTDEITKLLQEELGKLDLSIDVAEIGEVIMVGDGIARVSGLENVMASELIELPNGVVGMAMNLEEDEVGLVLFGNTSLVKEGDQAKRTGKVVSVGVGDAIVGRVVSPIGTPMDGKGEIKAEQTMPVERKALGVLARSPVNQPLQTGIKAIDSMIPIGRGQRELIIGDRQTGKTAVALDTIVNQKSTHDPNSPDEPVFCIYVAIGQKASTVARVVAELEAQGAMEYTTIVAANASDPAPLQFLAPYTGATIGEYFRDKGQHALIIFDDLSKHAVAYRQMSLLLRRPPGREAYPGDVFYLHSRLLERSSKLSSDLGGGSLTALPIIETQMGDVSAYIPTNVISITDGQIFLETDLFNSGQRPALNVGISVSRVGGNAQVGAMKKVAGGMRLDLAQYRELAAFAQFGSDLDAATQKQLTRGEILYEILKQNQFVPMSTEKQISIFYAASRGYLDKIAPSEIRRFETEFLNYMDATQSDLLKKIAKEGKLSDEIDAALDKTVTEFVKGFAA, from the coding sequence ATGACAGATATTCGAACAGACGAAATCACAAAATTGCTCCAGGAAGAACTGGGGAAACTGGATCTCTCCATTGATGTTGCCGAAATCGGCGAAGTCATCATGGTTGGTGACGGTATTGCCCGGGTAAGTGGACTGGAAAATGTTATGGCCTCCGAGCTGATCGAGCTGCCCAACGGTGTTGTGGGTATGGCCATGAACCTGGAAGAAGACGAGGTCGGACTGGTACTCTTTGGAAATACCAGCCTGGTTAAAGAAGGGGATCAAGCCAAACGTACTGGCAAGGTCGTTTCCGTTGGTGTAGGAGATGCCATCGTTGGTCGGGTGGTCAGCCCGATTGGTACACCCATGGATGGCAAGGGTGAGATCAAAGCTGAGCAAACCATGCCTGTGGAGCGTAAAGCACTGGGTGTGTTAGCACGTAGCCCTGTGAACCAGCCCCTGCAGACCGGTATCAAAGCGATCGATAGTATGATTCCTATTGGCCGTGGTCAACGTGAATTGATCATTGGTGACCGTCAGACTGGGAAAACAGCTGTTGCTCTGGATACTATTGTTAACCAGAAATCAACCCATGATCCCAATTCTCCTGATGAACCCGTTTTTTGCATTTATGTAGCTATCGGACAGAAGGCTTCAACTGTTGCCCGCGTGGTGGCCGAGTTGGAAGCCCAGGGTGCCATGGAATACACGACTATTGTGGCCGCCAATGCCTCTGATCCTGCTCCTTTACAGTTTCTCGCACCTTACACCGGTGCAACAATTGGTGAGTATTTTAGAGACAAGGGTCAGCATGCCCTGATCATTTTTGATGATCTTTCCAAGCATGCTGTGGCTTATCGTCAGATGTCCCTCCTGCTGAGAAGACCTCCTGGTCGCGAAGCCTATCCTGGCGACGTTTTCTATCTCCATAGTCGTCTTTTGGAACGCTCATCCAAACTGAGTAGTGATCTGGGTGGTGGTTCGTTAACCGCCCTGCCCATCATTGAAACTCAGATGGGTGATGTATCGGCCTATATCCCCACCAATGTAATTTCCATTACTGATGGTCAGATCTTTCTAGAAACTGATCTGTTCAATAGTGGACAGCGTCCGGCCTTGAACGTAGGTATTTCGGTATCTCGTGTGGGAGGTAATGCTCAGGTGGGAGCCATGAAAAAGGTTGCCGGTGGTATGCGTCTGGATTTGGCTCAGTACCGTGAACTGGCTGCTTTTGCTCAATTCGGTTCTGACCTTGATGCTGCTACTCAAAAGCAACTGACGCGTGGTGAGATCCTCTACGAGATATTAAAACAAAATCAGTTCGTGCCCATGTCCACCGAAAAACAAATCTCCATCTTCTATGCTGCTTCACGTGGATATTTAGATAAGATCGCACCATCTGAGATTAGACGTTTCGAAACGGAATTTCTGAATTACATGGATGCTACCCAGTCTGATCTGCTCAAGAAAATTGCCAAAGAAGGTAAACTGAGTGATGAGATCGATGCTGCTCTGGACAAAACCGTTACGGAATTTGTAAAAGGATTTGCCGCATAG
- the atpH gene encoding ATP synthase F1 subunit delta, whose product MRTSVKSRQYANLLLKIAEQKAALEPVYRSMQTFYTSYRREPALKAFMASTKVNSTEKIELLGKVYPELHPINQAFLAHLGEERDMKLLGMIIKSLETAFYQRSGQVKVHAVSTGELSAATVERIHHIVQSVTSWKADFTAEVKADILGGLTLRVGNTILDASLSSKLARIRQSLIQS is encoded by the coding sequence ATGCGCACTTCTGTAAAAAGTCGCCAGTACGCCAACCTGTTGCTTAAGATCGCTGAACAAAAGGCCGCGCTGGAGCCGGTTTACCGCTCCATGCAGACTTTTTATACCAGTTATCGGCGTGAACCCGCTCTCAAAGCTTTCATGGCATCAACAAAAGTTAATTCAACTGAAAAGATCGAATTACTTGGGAAAGTTTATCCTGAACTACACCCCATTAACCAGGCTTTCCTGGCCCATTTGGGTGAAGAGCGGGATATGAAATTGTTGGGTATGATCATCAAGAGCCTGGAAACTGCCTTTTATCAACGCAGTGGCCAGGTCAAAGTGCATGCCGTTAGTACAGGTGAACTATCTGCCGCAACGGTGGAGCGGATTCATCATATTGTCCAATCAGTCACATCCTGGAAAGCCGATTTTACTGCAGAAGTAAAGGCGGATATCCTGGGTGGTTTAACATTACGAGTTGGTAATACCATTCTGGATGCATCGTTGTCCAGCAAACTCGCTCGGATCAGACAATCGCTGATCCAGTCCTAA
- the atpF gene encoding F0F1 ATP synthase subunit B, with the protein MENLLRFDTGLMIWTWITFIVVLVILGTKAWKPMIKALEDRENFIRDSLAEAETARQEADKVASEYEAMVTRARQEAQEIVAAGKETAERMKAEILNEAQDKSAGILKQAEAQIAGERDKAISEIRTQIVDISMAAAEKIIVKSLSREDNERLIEDALKDYGQN; encoded by the coding sequence ATGGAAAACCTGCTACGGTTTGACACTGGCTTAATGATCTGGACCTGGATCACCTTCATTGTTGTGTTGGTGATTCTGGGGACTAAAGCCTGGAAACCGATGATCAAAGCCCTGGAAGATCGCGAAAATTTTATTCGTGATTCTCTGGCTGAAGCTGAAACGGCTCGTCAAGAAGCTGATAAAGTCGCTTCTGAATACGAAGCCATGGTTACAAGAGCTCGGCAGGAAGCCCAGGAGATTGTAGCTGCTGGCAAGGAAACCGCTGAACGGATGAAAGCTGAGATCCTTAATGAGGCTCAGGACAAATCTGCCGGGATCTTGAAACAAGCCGAAGCTCAGATTGCTGGGGAACGCGATAAAGCCATTTCAGAGATTCGGACACAGATCGTGGATATTTCAATGGCCGCTGCCGAAAAGATCATCGTCAAATCCCTATCACGGGAAGATAATGAGCGCCTCATTGAGGATGCTCTCAAGGATTACGGACAAAATTAA